The Gossypium arboreum isolate Shixiya-1 chromosome 2, ASM2569848v2, whole genome shotgun sequence region tataatatataaaatttttaattaataatgataaaattatattttaattatttaaacattataaaatttgatttaacttttaaaatttataaatatatagattattaaaataatgaaattatattttattattataaaaatataaatttaattttggccttcaAAAGAATTTTTGACTTCACCACTACATAAGTATTGTTGTCAATATAAGAGAAGGTAAATTTGAGTTCGATAAAGCatattatcttcttatttataaGTTGGGAAGGGATTGTGAATAGTTCTAAATCTTATGttaaaaaaatagatataattaaaacttataataagattcttaaaaaaaatattgggggaaaatattgaaatattaattaatattccaaaatgaAACACGTGTCTTCAGCAGAAAAAAGGATGAAACACGTGTCTACACCACGCAACATTTAATTTTTCCGGCTACGGTCGGTTTTTCATCTATTAATTAATGGATTTAATATTTTGAAGAATATTAtgatggaaacatcaaattccacacggaaaaaataaaataaaaacgagtttttttaaaataaatttactatAATAAAAACAAGTGAGATTTCTTCAATCAAAGTTGATATTTTATAATGTATTTTTCaattgtattaaaattaaaattaaataaataagatatttatcaaaattttaatgtactaaataattattgaaaatatttttctgaataaacatatttaaatttaatatttttcttaatttgatactgaagttttacttatttatttaatttgtgtATACTTGATGCATTTTTAATTTAGTACTTGAATTTGTCattttttcttaatttgataCCTAAGTTTTTTCTTATTCAATTTTGTACCTAAGCTTCTCAAATGTTATATAAACTACTCTAATATattaacaatttttttatgaagtagcaaaaataataaatttatgatCTACATGTGACAAAAAAGATGGATTatctttttatgttttaaatattcaattgcctttagtttaattaattaattttagtttaatttaacataatgatTTTTTGGGGTTTAAAACTCTTATTTTCTTCTTCAATATCCATTTATTAAGCACAGCTCaaagaaagaaaatttaaacACAAATTTCTTCTACTACTGATGGTATTTTTTCAGAATTGAGGGCTTCACGAAGATCAAGTCGTGCTTTAAACACGAGGTCCCTCTTGAATCGTCCCTACCACTAACGGTCAAAGTAATATCAAGCcatatgaaatttgaaatttgagcATATTGTTTAGTGAATTAGAGAAAACtccaaataataatataatcaTTCCTACCATTATATTTCATATCATCTATCACATATTGCCATGTTGGTCATATATTAGCAATTTTTGTTTCCTCATGAAAAACTAACATCGTTGATATTTTGGAGTAATTTGTATGACATTTGAGAAGTTTAGATAACAAATTAGACAAAAAATCTCATGTGTGAAATTAGGAAAAAGTGTCAAGTTAACGTATCaaattggacaaaaaaaaaatttaggtaccaaattgggaTAAAGTGTCAAGTTTAGGTATGTGACATCTTATACCCGACCCGGTTGTTGGATccaaatataaaatgtcacattttgTTGCCGAAGcaacttacttttctatcttactTTATCAAAATGGAAATGTAgtggtaaaattattttataaaaattccgGCGGCACTTCTGCCTATTTGACGTAAAAACCCCCTGTAAAAATTTAGATTTCACAATATATCCACATTTAAATCATTTCTCTGATCAATTCTCAACACTTCGAtttctcaaaacataccaataaaCTAGATTTCTACGCTTTGCTATTTCATCAAAACATTAGTTATAAAGTACAAGCCTAGGTGCATAGCAAAGAAAACATagggaaaaatgtttaaattcagTTTACGAcacaatattatatatatacaagcCTAGGTACGTgccatttatataaattataaagtaAACTTTTCATCAACATTGTTTGAACTGATCTTGGGATGCTACTAAAACTACCTAACAAACATAACCACCTGTGCACAGAAAAATAGACAAACTATACGCTGAGTAATTATACTCAGTGGTGCTAATATCGTATAAATCATTACATGAGTATTGAATATAAATTACTTGATagcaagaaatcaaaatatgattataaatatcattaataacatcacaataaaataaaattctaatattaataaactttaatattacGATATTGACAAACCGAGTAAAAATAGGTTTTTTAATCAAattcaaaatcatgtaattaatttaatttgcacaatatgaaaattcaaataaatttaattttttttgcttttttttttaatttagaccCCTTATTAAAGTTTAGATTCATAACCAGATATACGAATCCGCCACCTCGAGTTATTCAACAATGGTGGCTATCAAAGTAGTCCACTGCTCTCTAAGAATTGAGACTGCCCACGACCACCTAGGAATTGGGGCTAGCAATAATAAAAACTTCCCAATTTGGCCTTTTCTCCCTTGACCCTCTGGGAATTAGGGAGATCTAAATCCTCTTATATAAAGActctatgacatgccaactatatctgatttAGTCTAACTTAGTGTAGCGAGGTAAAAACCAAGTTTCATGATCcgtttcaattcaatttcattttagtttcatttcacattcaaatcatatATCACCTAATGTAAAATTAGACttccaattcaaaacatattaaacattttcTTGTTCAATAATCTAAATTCTACAGGAGAACAgaattttagcggcgttttttttgtctttagcggcgttttcacaAGCGCCAAAAAAACGCCTCTATAACAGGCGCAgcaaaaatttgtggcgtttatttaaaaaaacgccgctaaagaccatgacttTTAGCGACGCTTTTTTTACAACGCCGTTAAAGACCataacctttagcggcgcttttccaaaAAACACAGCTAAAgatcatgacttttagcggcgcttttcccaaaaatgccgctaaaatcATGACCTTTAACGGCGCTTTTCtcacaaatgccgctaaaaatcatgacctttagcgacgcttttctcacaaacgccgctaaaaatcatgaacttcaaaaaattattttattttaattaaataatatttatttctatgttaaatattatattatgtttaatttttgaaatttaaactttaaacaaatttaaaattttaaggataaataaaaatattaattaaattaaattttccattaaaatttaaacttcaaaactaaatataaaaattaatgaatttaaatttaatacataacattgattcaatatgtaatttaatacataaaaaaacacacaaagtattacaatttttaaaataaaattcatccTGGTGAGAAtataatgccaaatcatcatcaccTCTCATTGCAATGCCTGCATATATAACTTAGTGAAGTTCTTTGATCTTGATCTTGGTTAAGACCTGTTCCAGcaataaagaaaattgttaaacGGAATCTCGGTCACCTGACTGAGCAAAATAAGGAAATTAGCTATACCATCTACTGTAATGAAAGTGAAATCAGTAAAAagtaaacccataataaaaaAACTGATGCTAGGCTAATCGTAAATGCTACTGTAGCTGTAAATAAGTGACAAGCATAAGTCCAGTTTCATGTTTAAGGGACTCATGTCAAAATCAAACTGGTAATGGATAAACTCGGGACTCATCAAGATAAAAACATTGTTACATTAGCAATCAATCATTATTGAAGAAAAAACAAAAGTGAAAATCATGTGATTAGCAATCAAACGTTGTTACATCAACATGTTTTAGGTTATCAAAAATGCATCAAACAGATAAGCCAATTATGTACTCATACatcattttgttcatgtttaAGCATGCATATGTTTGTTGGTAGAACATGAAGCATACAAGTTTAAGGAACTAGAAGAGCTTGGGATAGTTTTCAGCGAGGATGAGAAAGAAGTTTGAAAACAGAGAATATAAGAAGACTCTTCAATACTGAAGAAAAGTAAAGAAGTAAAAAGCACCTGAAGCTGTAGTGCCTCAGAACGACAGCTATGGAAATAATTTTGGCCTCAGTGCTTGACTAAACTCAATACCAGCTGTTACACGGCCAATGCTCAGACTGCTATTGTCATGTTGGTTACCATGCACAAGTGTCCCTAGGGTTCTTGAATTctttaaaaaaaagagagagagagctcAATGTAGAAATCAACCTTCCaattatttaaaaagtaaaagcAAAACCCACCTGGATAATTATTGTTCTAGATGTCCTCTTATCATCTCCTTCAGTCCATGGGTCTGTATAGTTAATGTGGAATATAGAGTCGATTTGGCCCCTTTCTAAGGAAATATTAAGCTTTTGGTTTCTTCCAAACAAATTTCTATGAGAATATGCAAAGCTGCACATAGGACATAACAAATGAGACAAGATAAACAGCATAAAACATTGCATCAGATATATATAGAAGACTCAAATTCCTCTCCCTTTAGTCTCAAGAACAATAGGACAGAAATCAAGCAATGCTAAAGGCTCAAAGCGACATAAACAGGTCAGTGAGATGAAACATAACGGTCCTGCAGTAGCAGCAGTCTCCAAGACTGCACTATGCTGCTACGACCCTGAGAATTTGAATCAGACTTGTAATAGCCAGAAGAAACATAGTAACAGTCTTAAAATACATTAAGCATAGTAACATGTTTATTTCATCATGCTTTGAACAACAATAAACAACCATTAAGCATTATATTAAATCAACTCTTTAACACATTCAAACAACTTAAAATACATCATTCGAATATCATAAATCACAACTTTCAGACACCATAAATTGCAGCATTTAACACCTAAATTTTTAGCATTTAACACATAAAATGGTTTTCTCTTTATTAAACACTTATACGACCTTCAAAGCCAAAGTATGCACCTGTAAGCCAAAGTATATCAAGAAGTCACTTAAGTAGATATGCTTAACAgaattaaaagaaagaaaagaaaagaacaagtcTCATCCTTCAAGTCGAAGAAGGGAGCCAAATAACTATAGTGCTATCCGCAATGTCTGATTACTGTAGTCCAGTTCCATGTATGTAGCTAGAAACAGATCGAACTACTATCTGTATCTTCCTAATGTACCTGTTAAGGAAGAATATGCAAGTGTATCAGAAAAACAATGAAAATACAATGAGTTACTCGCCAGCCATTTGTATCTAAAGAAAAAATGAAGAGAGAAACATAATTGCGCATGGAGAGCATTAAGAATTCGCTTATACACCTTCAAATTACTTTACTTAAAGGTTAAACAATACAGTTAAATATCAGTTTAGTAGTGATGGTGGTTAGACCAAGCAGGGTTAACACTCTTAACTACCAGTTGTCGAAGAATTGGTTCAGGTTTTAAAGGTCTTACCTATTAAGTGATGATTAATAGAGAAATGGGTTTAATGCAGTACCAACAACAACACCTTATATAAGCATATTGATTGGAAATTCCAGTGAATATCTAACCTTGATATGCACGTAGATTGGCAAGTGAACTCTCAATAATAGACAGGTCCtgcagaaaaagaagaaaaacaaaaaacaaagatATCAACCTGAGTTAAAAAAGTTATATGCTATGCTTCTCATAATATAAAGACCCCATTAGACAACCACACCTTCCCACTAATTTCCTATTGATGCATACCCCGATTGATCTCCTTCACTATCATCGTTCTAGAAAGTTATGAAAAACATGTTAGTAGAttggtaaatcaaaatttaaatgcaGAAGGAATACTCCAGAGGTTTTTTGAGGTACTCACCAATCCAGAGTCCTGGTCACTACAGGACCGAATGTATATGTCTTGGCCACCATAGTAGATCGATGAACTTAGATGACATGGTTCTATTTGCTCCTGATAGATGAAACCCACTCTTCCATTTTCTGCACTTCGAACTTTACCTGCATGCCCTTTAGAATGATTACCTGACAAGTTTGGATTGATTATTTAGAGAGTTTTCAAACACAAAAACAAGGATTCAAGAACCAGCGCAGTGCATCAAGTCATTGAATGACATAAAATAAGTGTATTCAAAACACGAGCAAAGAGTATAATCTAATTTCTACCACAATCTCTTAAGTTACCAAATAGTGTTAAATCAAATACCAGAGTTATAAAGACTCTAGCAAGACAAAAACTTGAGGAAATTCTTGTCCATAAATATACGAATGATTTTAATAAAATCCTAAAAAGGCTAAAAATGATGTACAAACCATTGGTTGTAGGCTTTGCATTCTGGGGCACATTCAGGGAATCCTGTGGTAAAGCCACCATACCAGGACGAAAATACCTTCCTCCTGACACCTAAACCAACACCAACATGGTGTAATTAACAAAAACTAAAACTTCAACGGtcgaaacaaaaaaagaaaagcagAAACAGAAAATTGGGCTGAAAAGAGAACTTACATATGAGATAACACTGGCAAAGAACTATACAAAATACGTTAAAAACAACAGAACAAGACCAATACTAAGAAACAATGTCAAGTCTTTGTTTCCTTAAGCATCAATAACGTTTAGAGAagattaaaaaaattttccactcgtaaaaaaaaaaaagaagaagaacaaaAATCTTTTATTCAGCATCAAATAACCCAATTGAAAGAAGAACGGATTCAACCTTTGAAGCTTTATGTGACTAGAAACTCCATTAACAAAAGAATTAAAGTCCAAAGAAATGAAAGAGAAATCAAACCCCATAAAGATATAACTTTTGAATATGATAAAAGAAAATACCTTAGATTGAGGAGACAATAGAGCCCTTAAAACCTCATTACTTGTATGTTGTTGCAAATCTCAGCTCCTCTGCTAGATTCAGGATCTCCATGAATACTAACAGGATTTGTGAGCTTTTGGTTCTGTAGCCTTCCTAAATAAGGATCCAAAACTTCGATTACCATATTTTTTACTATGCTAAACAAGTTATCCCCTGTGATTAATTGCTGCATTTGGTTCCAAGGTATCGTATGGGTTTTTTCAAAACTAAAGGGAAAGGGAAAGGGAAAGGGAAAGGGAAAGGGGAAGGGATCGTATGGGTTCCAAGGTAAACCGATGAAAACGGCGTGTGTGAAAAGGGAGTTTTGAGGATACTAATTTTAGGGGAAAATATTAGGGTTTCGAAAGGAGAGAGAATTTGGAAATAAAAAGACGCTatttttttttaagtaaaatgatcgtttgtggcgtttttttaaaaaacgccactattgcttatttttgtggcgtttttatatAAATGCCACTAAtctctattttatatattttatttttatattttatttttatttattatcaaaattttatttatttatcaatgtttttttaaatctaatatttaaatatatcaaatgatttagattaaatatttttgaaaataaaagcatTAATCTTAACCCTTAACCttaagtcataaaacataaaccctaaacttttaccCATTAACCTTTAACTCTTACCCCCTATCATCTAAACTTTAAACGATTAAATTTtagcatatatttttataattttgaaacgaTTAAATCAAAAATTTTCCATTATTCAAAGGGatgaagtgcaattttacctttagaatttttaaaaatttcaaaaaatcgaaatggaaaatttttcattttagaagGGCAAAGACCCTTTCAACCCCCTACTTATGcccctaaatatatattaattataggaTTTAAGATTTAattgaatatgattcacttgagattaacatactacccatggccattaaaccttaaaccataaaaccctaaatcatagaccttaaatcttaaatattaaaccctaaacccaaaaataaatttaatcaatattaagtattgcttccgtaatttattatgaacataagcttttacattaatatctatgtatatacacatcaacatccatatgatgttttttggggtttaaggttttaaaggttatagattagtgtttaggGTTTTATTAGGTTTAGGGGTTTAAGAGTTTAGGATTTTAGAGTTAATTTGATGATAATTCATGTTTAGATAATAATATTAGTTATTAATTTTTGCTAAAACAACcctaaaatcataattaaattacatccataaatgaaaatttaaataaattcacaattCACAATTGGCGTTGAATGTTAATTGCTAAGACTCAGTCAATAGTTGGGTGACATCCCAATACCATCAAACATGTCATCTAATTTGTATGCCAACACACCAATGTTGTTCAATTGTAGTTCATGTTTCAAAGGTTTAGacctttttcttccctttcaaacCCCACTAAGTTTTAAGCTACACTCTTTCAAATTGAAATTCTTTAATTGTATGTGATATCGTTTCAAACCCCATTCagttttaattccataatttattatgaacataagcttttacattaatatctatgtatatacacatcaacatgcATATGATGTTttttagagtttagggttttaggggttatagtttaGTTTTTAAGGGTTTTTAAGATTTAGGGGTTTAGTGTTTtaagggttatagattagtgtttattatttttttggggtCTAGTGTTTTAGGgattatatgacttttagcgatGTTTTatcgaaagcgccgctaatgctctggtttttagcggcgttttaccaaaagcgccgctatgtttgatttttagcggcgtttttggtaaaacgccgctattgctctatttttagcggcgttttaacaaaaaacgccgctaaagccctattttcctgtagtatAAAATCATAATACTCAAATtcaaattataaccatgaattTCCTAATTCAATCATTTGAAAAACGTAGTCTTCatctcaaaatataattttataaatattaactaaatcattcaaactcatccaaaactcataaaaataaaataaatataactaGTCATAGTAAACTAAATGTTCTAAAGCTTTAtgtaatgaaaataatatattagCACAAACCGAAGTTTCAATCACTTTGCTCCTTCTCTTTGCCTTTCTCTTTTACGATGCTCGCTTCGTTTTTAGCTACAATAGGAGCAATTCAATACGAAATAATGTCATTTATTCATTCTAAtactaaaactaataaaaataaacttaaatatgCATGGTTAATTAAGTTGATAACTTAAGTTTCCTAGTCCAAAATTCGTATATCTTTCGACTAGATTATCCATTTTCAATTCCTTTTTCACCAGAATACTCACTGGTTCACAAGTTATCATTTAGCTCCAATATTACACAAAGTGGCCAAGGTTCTCTACTTCCCCTTCCCCATGGCCAAATGTACCAAGTAAACTTTCCATCCATTTTTATTTCTTCCTCACATTTTTAACAAGCTAGAATTCATCTTCTAATCACTTTCTATCAAAAAATATACCTATTTCACTTAAGTTTTCTAAACTTCCATCAATGTCATTTAATGACAACTTTCAATAtacttgataaaataaaataaaactattggtatatatatatatatatatatatatatatatatatatataaaaacaagcTTCAAAGATTCAAAATCTattaaaatttgaagaaaaaccATACTTTATGCTTGATtttaaaggaaaatgatgaaataatTTTTTCTTCCTCAACTTTAGTGAATaataaagtaaagtaaataaataaaataatgatattttaaataaaatattaaataatatgtatttaataaaaatattgtttAAAAGCAATCATGAAACGGTAATggtaaaattttcattaaatcttTAGGATAATTGTAATTTATAGTCTCTATACTTtcttaacttattcaatttagtctcgaacTCAATATCGAATTTTTAACTTAACCACATATTCCTATTAATAATTCTCTATGTTTTCATGTATGACAGTTTCCTCTAAAAACTATCACAATTTATTTTTCTACTATTTATTTATAGATCACTTATTTAAGGACTTTTatcataaatatatttttttaaagtgAGAATATTATAAGGTACAAAATTAGACCAAAAAGTTTAAATGtcaaattaagaaaatatgtcaAGTTCGGATACTAAATATTATATTAGGCCttgatataaatattaaattgatttttaaggtTAAAGAAATCCTTAGTAAAGAAATAAATTAAGTCTTtataaaaatgtgtttacttgagCCTTTAGTGACAAAAACTCAATTAAACTCTTTCATTGACAAAAATTATCGTTGACCAATTTGATTGTTAACAAATGTTGACATGACTAATGAAAGCAATAAGAAGCTAATACattgtttgtatttttaaataaaaaagcaCGTTAGCATatatctaaaaaataaaataataaaatttatttaaaatattaaaaaaatgctAGTAAAAATAAAGCTGAATAAATAGATATCCAAATTCATTCTAAATGTGGttgaaaatacaataaaaattgtGTGATTTTCATATCTTGTTCTTTTTTACATAATGTCTAAAACTACCCATAGTCCTTCCAACTCATAAATTTGAGGATAATTCACTTCAGTGCACTCAAATTCATATGCTCCTACATTATCAATAATGCGGATACTAAGCTTAGACTCCATTGATATTAAGGCAGAATTTTAATACTTCACCAGATTTTTTAAAACTATCCTGTTAAGAACTTCCTTAACACTCTAAAGGACATTATCCCATTTAAAATCAAAAGAAATTtgtaagataaaaataaaaatagaaacaaTATTGAAAATCAAAGTAAAGGATTGATTTGCTAGCAAGCAGAAATACCAGTCTATAGTTTCATAAAGACACTGAGAATAGATACAGCAATATAAAACAAGTTCATGGTTGGGACTGCAATACAACTTAGAAATTATTACAAGAGGTAAATATGCATGAGTTTAAGATCATATCACATCCCTGGAATTAAATATTCAGATAAAATGTTATCATAGTATCACCAGAAAGCAAGCTTGAGAGAATTTCAGGCTTCAGCATATGCCCCAATTCACAGTGTTATTACATTCTCTCTTGTAAGTTTGGCTGCATTGGCTGCACTTGGAAGGTGGAAGACATCTGTGAGTTGTAGTCCCGGGCTCGCTGGTATCCATGATCCATCTGCTCTCTTGCACTTTCGTAAGCCATTTGTTGTTGATTCtgcaaaatattaattaaaagagAGATTATACAAGTGCTTTATGGAATCAGActatattgatgatgatgatgagttTCAGACCAAAACATGAATAACATTATATTGGAATATGCATGCATGTTTATATTTATATACTATTATCTAGGACTAGCaacatttacattattatttattacAATACAGGGATAGAATAGAGGAAATCACTGATCTACCAAAGATCCTTGCTAGCCTTAAGGGCTTTCAATGGTTAAAGGAGAAAAGTTTTCCCTTTTGTATGCTCCCCTTAGGGTTATGTCAACTCAACAAGGTTCTGCCATATGCATTGTGCTTTTTTAGTTCTTTTGCTACAGCATACTTGGCTGGGTGGAAAGAAAATTAGAAAGATCGAAAATTGAAAGGGAGGGAAAATAGAAATATGAAGAATATAATTTTTCTGTGCCTGATAAgaaagataaaaaattaaaagaaaagataattttttttaattcattgcttgaaaaagttgaaaaataaaaagaaagaataaaacatttaaaaaatgcATAATTTTAAACTAACATATCTCTCCTATTTGGAAGGATTGATTTTTATGAATCAGGATAGAAAACAATCTTTCCTATTTCTTTCCTCTCACTTTTCTTTCCTACCAAGGAAACtcaaattttagttattttttcatttttccaTTCATTCCTTCCATCCCGTCACTTTTTCACCCAACTAAACACACCCTAAAAGCTAAATTGATATAGCATTGAGTAGTCCCAACATATGGGAACCAAGACCACTTTTTTTCCGTTATTATTCATGGataaattatacatgaactttgattgaATATGTAATGTTAtgcatgaactttgattttgtgcaattgtatacatgaaaatttggttttagttcaattttcataaatcACTTACACTCTTATCAATGAGatacattttaaatttatttgttgtatagataaacaattatatttactcaatataaaaataaatgaaaatatcttTATTTATAAAGGTTTACAATTGACTTGAAAAAACAAACTGAAAATATATTATTAACTTTTTCTTAAGcgaaaataaaaacacaattgaATCAAAACTAAAGCtttatgtatataattcattaaattaaaatttatatattatattgcaaatgaatcaaaattgatgtgTAAGTTTGAGATTTAATGCTTCATGAAAATTAGCATAGGTCGACTAGTAAATATAGACCACCCTAGCTATAACCAAATTGGCTGATTGAGCGGGATGACATAACATTTCTGCCCTCCTCAATCA contains the following coding sequences:
- the LOC108466265 gene encoding uncharacterized protein LOC108466265; translated protein: MVALPQDSLNVPQNAKPTTNGNHSKGHAGKVRSAENGRVGFIYQEQIEPCHLSSSIYYGGQDIYIRSCSDQDSGLNDDSEGDQSGTCLLLRVHLPIYVHIKLCIFS